The following proteins are co-located in the Oryzias melastigma strain HK-1 linkage group LG8, ASM292280v2, whole genome shotgun sequence genome:
- the praf2 gene encoding PRA1 family protein 2: protein MAGVQPPPLRSLDDFLLCSARFAVPDLRDLDRWNNRMINNLLYYQTNYLLSALGLLLIVGYFQPLQMFVGMTVVSIAFVGFVFAAENQATVRRFRRNHPYVCVMAVLLASYLFMSVLGGVAVFLFGIAFPVLTIFIHASVRLRNLKNKLENKLESIGLKRTPMGLLLEALGQEQEAGS from the exons ATGGCCGGCGTGCAGCCCCCTCCCCTACGCAGCCTGGATGATTTCCTGCTGTGCTCGGCCCGGTTCGCGGTGCCGGACCTGCGCGACCTGGACCGCTGGAACAACCGCATGATCAACAACCTGCTGTACTACCAGACCAACTACCTGCTGAGCGCGCTCGGACTGCTGCTCATCGTGGG GTATTTTCAGCCCCTCCAGATGTTTGTTGGGATGACCGTGGTCTCCATAGCGTTTGTGGGCTTTGTGTTTGCTGCAGAGAACCAAGCGACGGTCCGCCGTTTCCGTAGGAACCACCCATACGTGTGCGTGATGGCCGTTCTTCTTGCCAGCTACCTGTTCATGTCAGTGCTTGGAGGGGTGGCGGTGTTCCTGTTTGGGATCGCATTCCCCGTACTGA CTATCTTCATCCACGCGTCGGTGAGGCTGCGCAACCTGAAGAACAAGCTGGAGAACAAGCTGGAGAGCATCGGTCTGAAGAGGACTCCCATGGGCCTCCTGCTGGAGGCGCTGGGGCAGGAGCAGGAGGCGGGGTCCTAG
- the copz2 gene encoding coatomer subunit zeta-2 isoform X2: MDAASPEPSLYTVKAVFILDNDGNRLLSKYYDPELYPSIKEQRNFESNVFNKTHKADNEIAFLEGLTIVYKSSIDLFFYVVGSAQENELMLMSVLSCLFDSLSHILRKNVERKCLLENMEGAFLVVDEIIDGGVILESDHQQVLQKVNYRADDNPLTEQSVTQVLQSAKDQIKWSILK; the protein is encoded by the exons ATGGACGCAGCGTCCCCG GAACCCTCTCTGTACACGGTGAAAGCCGTTTTCATCCTGGATAACGACGGGAACAGGCTGCTGTCAAAG TACTACGACCCGGAGCTGTACCCGTCCATAAAGGAGCAGAGGAACTTCGAGAGCAACGTCTTCAACAAAACCCACAAAGCAGACA ATGAGATCGCCTTCCTGGAGGGGCTGACCATCGTGTACAAGAGCAGCATAGACCTCTTCTTCTACGTGGTGGGCAGCGCTCAGGAGAACGAG TTGATGCTGATGTCGGTGCTCAGCTGTCTGTTCGACTCCCTCAGCCACATCCTCAG GAAAAATGTGGAGCGGAAGTGTTTACTGGAAAACATGGAGGGGGCCTTCCTGGTGGTGGACGAGATCATCGATGGGGG GGTGATTCTGGAGAGTGACCACCAGCAGGTCCTGCAGAAGGTCAACTACAGG GCGGACGACAACCCTTTGACCGAGCAGAGTGTCACCCAG GTTCTCCAGTCGGCTAAAGACCAGATCAAGTGGTCCATACTGAAGTGA
- the copz2 gene encoding coatomer subunit zeta-2 isoform X1: MDAASPEPSLYTVKAVFILDNDGNRLLSKYYDPELYPSIKEQRNFESNVFNKTHKADNEIAFLEGLTIVYKSSIDLFFYVVGSAQENELMLMSVLSCLFDSLSHILRKNVERKCLLENMEGAFLVVDEIIDGGVILESDHQQVLQKVNYRADDNPLTEQSVTQHLTEKLALTSNVLQSAKDQIKWSILK; encoded by the exons ATGGACGCAGCGTCCCCG GAACCCTCTCTGTACACGGTGAAAGCCGTTTTCATCCTGGATAACGACGGGAACAGGCTGCTGTCAAAG TACTACGACCCGGAGCTGTACCCGTCCATAAAGGAGCAGAGGAACTTCGAGAGCAACGTCTTCAACAAAACCCACAAAGCAGACA ATGAGATCGCCTTCCTGGAGGGGCTGACCATCGTGTACAAGAGCAGCATAGACCTCTTCTTCTACGTGGTGGGCAGCGCTCAGGAGAACGAG TTGATGCTGATGTCGGTGCTCAGCTGTCTGTTCGACTCCCTCAGCCACATCCTCAG GAAAAATGTGGAGCGGAAGTGTTTACTGGAAAACATGGAGGGGGCCTTCCTGGTGGTGGACGAGATCATCGATGGGGG GGTGATTCTGGAGAGTGACCACCAGCAGGTCCTGCAGAAGGTCAACTACAGG GCGGACGACAACCCTTTGACCGAGCAGAGTGTCACCCAG CACCTAACAGAGAAGCTGGCTCTGACCTCTAAC GTTCTCCAGTCGGCTAAAGACCAGATCAAGTGGTCCATACTGAAGTGA